One Felis catus isolate Fca126 chromosome D3, F.catus_Fca126_mat1.0, whole genome shotgun sequence DNA segment encodes these proteins:
- the TCTN2 gene encoding tectonic-2 isoform X3 yields MGLPPPAPLLLGLLLLLDVLRPLWGDLVFIPAFIRMTGPAVSASLVGGTEDVTVSLALLQDKEGLLPTPACGALTNETGDWSLTVTPSVVRPESALDVTVRLERGLQGCSANETDPFSEPPCIVQTLLVSASHNSSCLAHLLIRVEIYANSSSARNASGMKNFAPSQTEIRTRTRTEGQMGENVTVIPNQVYQPLGPCPCNLTAGACDVRCCCDQECSSDLTGLFREACFTGVFGGDVNPLFDQLCSAQGAPEAPGWFPFLCVQSPLANSPFLGYFYHGSVSSRPQASAEVYLHTDLRDFSDFGYKQGDPIMTVDKAYFTIPQVSLAGQCLQNAPVAFLQNFDVQCATSLEVSQEQDGIINAKIKNGVLGGIVTPRVIYEEATDPDKFITRTETLLSNGSAPRNVNVEEHYIFRWNNNTISEINVKIVRVAINAHQKGIMTQRFTVKFLSYNSGDEKEFSGNPGYQLGKPVRALNANRVNNVTTLHLWQSAGRGLCTSATFKPILFGENALSGCLLEVGTSENCTQLRENAVELLDSLIQATHVAMRGNSNYNDPSDGWVEIIRADAPDTDTGADPSVSVNGICTDIPARLNVRILSSDAGAVEGITQQEILGIETRLSLVNWQFQCGLTCEDKADLFPVSASVQFIKIPAQLPRPPTRFQINFTEYDCNRNEVCWPQLLYPVTRYYQGEPYSQCMAKGLLLVSFFMLAVFLSSPWARTCQV; encoded by the exons ATGGGCTTGCCGCCGCCGGCCCCTCTGCTCTTGGGGCTTCTCCTTCTGCTGGACGTCCTGAGGCCGCTGTGGGGGGACCTGG TTTTCATCCCTGCTTTCATCCGTATGACCGGCCCTGCGGTCAGCGCTTCCCTGGTCGGAGGCACCGAGGATGTGACCGTGTCCCTGGCCTTGCTGCAGGACAAGGAGG GCTTATTGCCAACTCCAGCTTGTGGAGCGCTGACCAATGAGACGGGAGACTGGAGCTTGACTGTGACCCCCAGTGTGGTAAGGCCAGAG AGCGCGTTGGATGTGACAGTGAGGCTGGAGAGGGGTCTGCAGGGGTGTTCCGCTAACGAGACAGATCCCTTCTCAGAGCCCCCGTGTATTGTCCAAACTCTTCTGGTTTCGGCGTCTCACAATTCATCCTGTTTAGCACATCTGCTCATTCGAGTGGAGATTTACGCCAACTCTTCTTCGGCCCGGAACGCATCAG GTATGAAAAATTTTGCACCCAGTCAGACAGAGATCAGAACGAGAACAAGGACGGAAGGACAGATGGGAG AGAATGTGACTGTTATTCCCAACCAGGTGTATCAACCCCTGGGTCCTTGTCCTTGTAATTTGACCGCTGGGGCCTGTGACGTTCGCTGCTGTTGTGACCAG GAATGCTCGTCGGATCTCACAGGACTGTTCAGAGAGGCCTGTTTCACCGGCGTTTTTGGAGGCGATGTCAACCCTCTGTTTGACCAGCTGTGCTCCGCGCAGGGGGCGCCGGAGGCCCCTGGCTGGTTCCCGTTCCTGTGTGTGCAGTCGCCGCTGGCCAACTCGCCCTTCCTGGGCTACTTCTACCACGGCTCTGT TTCCTCTAGGCCACAGGCTTCCGCCGAAGTGTATCTGCATACTGATCTGAGAGACTTCTCAGACTTCGGTTACAAACAAGGAGATCCAATCATGACTGTGGACAAGGCGTATTTTACCATTCCGCAG GTGTCCCTGGCTGGGCAGTGCCTACAGAACGCACCGGTGGCTTTCCTTCAGAATTTCGATGTGCAGTGCGCCACTAGTTTGGAAGTATCCCAGGAACAAGATGGAATTATCAATGCAAAGATCAAGAATGGCGTGCTGGGAG GCATTGTTACACCAAGAGTAATCTATGAGGAAGCAACCGACCCAGACAAGTTCATCACCAGGACAG aaaCACTTTTAAGTAATGGATCGGCCCCCAGAAATGTGAATGTGGAAGAACATTATATTTTCAGATGGAATAATAATACAATCAGtgaaataaatgtcaaaattGTTAGGGTAGCAATTAATGCTCACCAGAAAG gGATCATGACACAGAGATTTACAGTAAAATTTTTAAGCTATAATAGTGGTGATGAAAAGGAATTTTCTGGAAATCCAG GTTACCAACTTGGCAAGCCTGTTCGAGCTCTAAATGCCAACAGGGTGAATAACGTGACGACTCTGCACCTTTGGCAATCGG CTGGAAGGGGTTTGTGTACATCAGCAACTTTCAAACccattttatttggagaaaatgcgctatctggatgtcttttagAAGTTGGGACCAGTGAAAACTGTACTCAGCTCAG GGAGAATGCTGTTGAACTACTTGATTCATTAATACAAGCAACTCATGTTGCAATGAGAGGCAACTCCAATTACAACGATCCTAGCGATGGCTGGGTCGAAATAATAC GCGCAGATGCCCCCGACACAGACACGGGGGCAGACCCATCGGTTAGTGTGAATGGCATCTGCACGGATATTCCTGCCCGGCTCAACGTCCGCATCCTCAGCTCAGATGCTGGTGCAGTGGAAGGGATTACTCAGCAGGAGATACTTGGCATAGAGACAAG gctctcctTAGTGAACTGGCAGTTCCAGTGTGGGCTTACTTGTGAAGATAAGGCCGACCTTTTCCCTGTCAGTGCGTCCGTCCAGTTTATTAAGATACCTGCACAGTTACCCCGTCCACCAACAAG ATTCCAGATCAATTTTACAGAGTAtgactgtaacagaaatgaagtgTGTTGGCCACAACTTCTATATCCTGTGACCCGGTATTATCAAG gggaGCCTTATTCTCAGTGCATGGCCAAGGGCTTACTATTGGTATCGTTTTTCATGTTAGCTGTGTTCCTCAGTAGCCCCTGGGCCAGAACATGCCAAGTGTGA
- the TCTN2 gene encoding tectonic-2 isoform X4, giving the protein MGLPPPAPLLLGLLLLLDVLRPLWGDLVFIPAFIRMTGPAVSASLVGGTEDVTVSLALLQDKEGLLPTPACGALTNETGDWSLTVTPSVVRPESALDVTVRLERGLQGCSANETDPFSEPPCIVQTLLVSASHNSSCLAHLLIRVEIYANSSSARNASENVTVIPNQVYQPLGPCPCNLTAGACDVRCCCDQECSSDLTGLFREACFTGVFGGDVNPLFDQLCSAQGAPEAPGWFPFLCVQSPLANSPFLGYFYHGSVCVLGPPRAPQVLNMSSSRPQASAEVYLHTDLRDFSDFGYKQGDPIMTVDKAYFTIPQVSLAGQCLQNAPVAFLQNFDVQCATSLEVSQEQDGIINAKIKNGVLGGIVTPRVIYEEATDPDKFITRTETLLSNGSAPRNVNVEEHYIFRWNNNTISEINVKIVRVAINAHQKGIMTQRFTVKFLSYNSGDEKEFSGNPGYQLGKPVRALNANRVNNVTTLHLWQSAGRGLCTSATFKPILFGENALSGCLLEVGTSENCTQLRENAVELLDSLIQATHVAMRGNSNYNDPSDGWVEIIRADAPDTDTGADPSVSVNGICTDIPARLNVRILSSDAGAVEGITQQEILGIETRLSLVNWQFQCGLTCEDKADLFPVSASVQFIKIPAQLPRPPTRFQINFTEYDCNRNEVCWPQLLYPVTRYYQGEPYSQCMAKGLLLVSFFMLAVFLSSPWARTCQV; this is encoded by the exons ATGGGCTTGCCGCCGCCGGCCCCTCTGCTCTTGGGGCTTCTCCTTCTGCTGGACGTCCTGAGGCCGCTGTGGGGGGACCTGG TTTTCATCCCTGCTTTCATCCGTATGACCGGCCCTGCGGTCAGCGCTTCCCTGGTCGGAGGCACCGAGGATGTGACCGTGTCCCTGGCCTTGCTGCAGGACAAGGAGG GCTTATTGCCAACTCCAGCTTGTGGAGCGCTGACCAATGAGACGGGAGACTGGAGCTTGACTGTGACCCCCAGTGTGGTAAGGCCAGAG AGCGCGTTGGATGTGACAGTGAGGCTGGAGAGGGGTCTGCAGGGGTGTTCCGCTAACGAGACAGATCCCTTCTCAGAGCCCCCGTGTATTGTCCAAACTCTTCTGGTTTCGGCGTCTCACAATTCATCCTGTTTAGCACATCTGCTCATTCGAGTGGAGATTTACGCCAACTCTTCTTCGGCCCGGAACGCATCAG AGAATGTGACTGTTATTCCCAACCAGGTGTATCAACCCCTGGGTCCTTGTCCTTGTAATTTGACCGCTGGGGCCTGTGACGTTCGCTGCTGTTGTGACCAG GAATGCTCGTCGGATCTCACAGGACTGTTCAGAGAGGCCTGTTTCACCGGCGTTTTTGGAGGCGATGTCAACCCTCTGTTTGACCAGCTGTGCTCCGCGCAGGGGGCGCCGGAGGCCCCTGGCTGGTTCCCGTTCCTGTGTGTGCAGTCGCCGCTGGCCAACTCGCCCTTCCTGGGCTACTTCTACCACGGCTCTGTGTGCGTGTTGGGGCCCCCACGGGCCCCCCAGGTCCTCAACATGAG TTCCTCTAGGCCACAGGCTTCCGCCGAAGTGTATCTGCATACTGATCTGAGAGACTTCTCAGACTTCGGTTACAAACAAGGAGATCCAATCATGACTGTGGACAAGGCGTATTTTACCATTCCGCAG GTGTCCCTGGCTGGGCAGTGCCTACAGAACGCACCGGTGGCTTTCCTTCAGAATTTCGATGTGCAGTGCGCCACTAGTTTGGAAGTATCCCAGGAACAAGATGGAATTATCAATGCAAAGATCAAGAATGGCGTGCTGGGAG GCATTGTTACACCAAGAGTAATCTATGAGGAAGCAACCGACCCAGACAAGTTCATCACCAGGACAG aaaCACTTTTAAGTAATGGATCGGCCCCCAGAAATGTGAATGTGGAAGAACATTATATTTTCAGATGGAATAATAATACAATCAGtgaaataaatgtcaaaattGTTAGGGTAGCAATTAATGCTCACCAGAAAG gGATCATGACACAGAGATTTACAGTAAAATTTTTAAGCTATAATAGTGGTGATGAAAAGGAATTTTCTGGAAATCCAG GTTACCAACTTGGCAAGCCTGTTCGAGCTCTAAATGCCAACAGGGTGAATAACGTGACGACTCTGCACCTTTGGCAATCGG CTGGAAGGGGTTTGTGTACATCAGCAACTTTCAAACccattttatttggagaaaatgcgctatctggatgtcttttagAAGTTGGGACCAGTGAAAACTGTACTCAGCTCAG GGAGAATGCTGTTGAACTACTTGATTCATTAATACAAGCAACTCATGTTGCAATGAGAGGCAACTCCAATTACAACGATCCTAGCGATGGCTGGGTCGAAATAATAC GCGCAGATGCCCCCGACACAGACACGGGGGCAGACCCATCGGTTAGTGTGAATGGCATCTGCACGGATATTCCTGCCCGGCTCAACGTCCGCATCCTCAGCTCAGATGCTGGTGCAGTGGAAGGGATTACTCAGCAGGAGATACTTGGCATAGAGACAAG gctctcctTAGTGAACTGGCAGTTCCAGTGTGGGCTTACTTGTGAAGATAAGGCCGACCTTTTCCCTGTCAGTGCGTCCGTCCAGTTTATTAAGATACCTGCACAGTTACCCCGTCCACCAACAAG ATTCCAGATCAATTTTACAGAGTAtgactgtaacagaaatgaagtgTGTTGGCCACAACTTCTATATCCTGTGACCCGGTATTATCAAG gggaGCCTTATTCTCAGTGCATGGCCAAGGGCTTACTATTGGTATCGTTTTTCATGTTAGCTGTGTTCCTCAGTAGCCCCTGGGCCAGAACATGCCAAGTGTGA
- the TCTN2 gene encoding tectonic-2 isoform X6 → MGLPPPAPLLLGLLLLLDVLRPLWGDLVFIPAFIRMTGPAVSASLVGGTEDVTVSLALLQDKEGLLPTPACGALTNETGDWSLTVTPSVSALDVTVRLERGLQGCSANETDPFSEPPCIVQTLLVSASHNSSCLAHLLIRVEIYANSSSARNASENVTVIPNQVYQPLGPCPCNLTAGACDVRCCCDQECSSDLTGLFREACFTGVFGGDVNPLFDQLCSAQGAPEAPGWFPFLCVQSPLANSPFLGYFYHGSVSSRPQASAEVYLHTDLRDFSDFGYKQGDPIMTVDKAYFTIPQVSLAGQCLQNAPVAFLQNFDVQCATSLEVSQEQDGIINAKIKNGVLGGIVTPRVIYEEATDPDKFITRTETLLSNGSAPRNVNVEEHYIFRWNNNTISEINVKIVRVAINAHQKGIMTQRFTVKFLSYNSGDEKEFSGNPGYQLGKPVRALNANRVNNVTTLHLWQSAGRGLCTSATFKPILFGENALSGCLLEVGTSENCTQLRENAVELLDSLIQATHVAMRGNSNYNDPSDGWVEIIRADAPDTDTGADPSVSVNGICTDIPARLNVRILSSDAGAVEGITQQEILGIETRLSLVNWQFQCGLTCEDKADLFPVSASVQFIKIPAQLPRPPTRFQINFTEYDCNRNEVCWPQLLYPVTRYYQGEPYSQCMAKGLLLVSFFMLAVFLSSPWARTCQV, encoded by the exons ATGGGCTTGCCGCCGCCGGCCCCTCTGCTCTTGGGGCTTCTCCTTCTGCTGGACGTCCTGAGGCCGCTGTGGGGGGACCTGG TTTTCATCCCTGCTTTCATCCGTATGACCGGCCCTGCGGTCAGCGCTTCCCTGGTCGGAGGCACCGAGGATGTGACCGTGTCCCTGGCCTTGCTGCAGGACAAGGAGG GCTTATTGCCAACTCCAGCTTGTGGAGCGCTGACCAATGAGACGGGAGACTGGAGCTTGACTGTGACCCCCAGTGTG AGCGCGTTGGATGTGACAGTGAGGCTGGAGAGGGGTCTGCAGGGGTGTTCCGCTAACGAGACAGATCCCTTCTCAGAGCCCCCGTGTATTGTCCAAACTCTTCTGGTTTCGGCGTCTCACAATTCATCCTGTTTAGCACATCTGCTCATTCGAGTGGAGATTTACGCCAACTCTTCTTCGGCCCGGAACGCATCAG AGAATGTGACTGTTATTCCCAACCAGGTGTATCAACCCCTGGGTCCTTGTCCTTGTAATTTGACCGCTGGGGCCTGTGACGTTCGCTGCTGTTGTGACCAG GAATGCTCGTCGGATCTCACAGGACTGTTCAGAGAGGCCTGTTTCACCGGCGTTTTTGGAGGCGATGTCAACCCTCTGTTTGACCAGCTGTGCTCCGCGCAGGGGGCGCCGGAGGCCCCTGGCTGGTTCCCGTTCCTGTGTGTGCAGTCGCCGCTGGCCAACTCGCCCTTCCTGGGCTACTTCTACCACGGCTCTGT TTCCTCTAGGCCACAGGCTTCCGCCGAAGTGTATCTGCATACTGATCTGAGAGACTTCTCAGACTTCGGTTACAAACAAGGAGATCCAATCATGACTGTGGACAAGGCGTATTTTACCATTCCGCAG GTGTCCCTGGCTGGGCAGTGCCTACAGAACGCACCGGTGGCTTTCCTTCAGAATTTCGATGTGCAGTGCGCCACTAGTTTGGAAGTATCCCAGGAACAAGATGGAATTATCAATGCAAAGATCAAGAATGGCGTGCTGGGAG GCATTGTTACACCAAGAGTAATCTATGAGGAAGCAACCGACCCAGACAAGTTCATCACCAGGACAG aaaCACTTTTAAGTAATGGATCGGCCCCCAGAAATGTGAATGTGGAAGAACATTATATTTTCAGATGGAATAATAATACAATCAGtgaaataaatgtcaaaattGTTAGGGTAGCAATTAATGCTCACCAGAAAG gGATCATGACACAGAGATTTACAGTAAAATTTTTAAGCTATAATAGTGGTGATGAAAAGGAATTTTCTGGAAATCCAG GTTACCAACTTGGCAAGCCTGTTCGAGCTCTAAATGCCAACAGGGTGAATAACGTGACGACTCTGCACCTTTGGCAATCGG CTGGAAGGGGTTTGTGTACATCAGCAACTTTCAAACccattttatttggagaaaatgcgctatctggatgtcttttagAAGTTGGGACCAGTGAAAACTGTACTCAGCTCAG GGAGAATGCTGTTGAACTACTTGATTCATTAATACAAGCAACTCATGTTGCAATGAGAGGCAACTCCAATTACAACGATCCTAGCGATGGCTGGGTCGAAATAATAC GCGCAGATGCCCCCGACACAGACACGGGGGCAGACCCATCGGTTAGTGTGAATGGCATCTGCACGGATATTCCTGCCCGGCTCAACGTCCGCATCCTCAGCTCAGATGCTGGTGCAGTGGAAGGGATTACTCAGCAGGAGATACTTGGCATAGAGACAAG gctctcctTAGTGAACTGGCAGTTCCAGTGTGGGCTTACTTGTGAAGATAAGGCCGACCTTTTCCCTGTCAGTGCGTCCGTCCAGTTTATTAAGATACCTGCACAGTTACCCCGTCCACCAACAAG ATTCCAGATCAATTTTACAGAGTAtgactgtaacagaaatgaagtgTGTTGGCCACAACTTCTATATCCTGTGACCCGGTATTATCAAG gggaGCCTTATTCTCAGTGCATGGCCAAGGGCTTACTATTGGTATCGTTTTTCATGTTAGCTGTGTTCCTCAGTAGCCCCTGGGCCAGAACATGCCAAGTGTGA
- the TCTN2 gene encoding tectonic-2 isoform X5, translating to MGLPPPAPLLLGLLLLLDVLRPLWGDLVFIPAFIRMTGPAVSASLVGGTEDVTVSLALLQDKEGLLPTPACGALTNETGDWSLTVTPSVVRPESALDVTVRLERGLQGCSANETDPFSEPPCIVQTLLVSASHNSSCLAHLLIRVEIYANSSSARNASENVTVIPNQVYQPLGPCPCNLTAGACDVRCCCDQECSSDLTGLFREACFTGVFGGDVNPLFDQLCSAQGAPEAPGWFPFLCVQSPLANSPFLGYFYHGSVSSRPQASAEVYLHTDLRDFSDFGYKQGDPIMTVDKAYFTIPQVSLAGQCLQNAPVAFLQNFDVQCATSLEVSQEQDGIINAKIKNGVLGGIVTPRVIYEEATDPDKFITRTETLLSNGSAPRNVNVEEHYIFRWNNNTISEINVKIVRVAINAHQKGIMTQRFTVKFLSYNSGDEKEFSGNPGYQLGKPVRALNANRVNNVTTLHLWQSAGRGLCTSATFKPILFGENALSGCLLEVGTSENCTQLRENAVELLDSLIQATHVAMRGNSNYNDPSDGWVEIIRADAPDTDTGADPSVSVNGICTDIPARLNVRILSSDAGAVEGITQQEILGIETRLSLVNWQFQCGLTCEDKADLFPVSASVQFIKIPAQLPRPPTRFQINFTEYDCNRNEVCWPQLLYPVTRYYQGEPYSQCMAKGLLLVSFFMLAVFLSSPWARTCQV from the exons ATGGGCTTGCCGCCGCCGGCCCCTCTGCTCTTGGGGCTTCTCCTTCTGCTGGACGTCCTGAGGCCGCTGTGGGGGGACCTGG TTTTCATCCCTGCTTTCATCCGTATGACCGGCCCTGCGGTCAGCGCTTCCCTGGTCGGAGGCACCGAGGATGTGACCGTGTCCCTGGCCTTGCTGCAGGACAAGGAGG GCTTATTGCCAACTCCAGCTTGTGGAGCGCTGACCAATGAGACGGGAGACTGGAGCTTGACTGTGACCCCCAGTGTGGTAAGGCCAGAG AGCGCGTTGGATGTGACAGTGAGGCTGGAGAGGGGTCTGCAGGGGTGTTCCGCTAACGAGACAGATCCCTTCTCAGAGCCCCCGTGTATTGTCCAAACTCTTCTGGTTTCGGCGTCTCACAATTCATCCTGTTTAGCACATCTGCTCATTCGAGTGGAGATTTACGCCAACTCTTCTTCGGCCCGGAACGCATCAG AGAATGTGACTGTTATTCCCAACCAGGTGTATCAACCCCTGGGTCCTTGTCCTTGTAATTTGACCGCTGGGGCCTGTGACGTTCGCTGCTGTTGTGACCAG GAATGCTCGTCGGATCTCACAGGACTGTTCAGAGAGGCCTGTTTCACCGGCGTTTTTGGAGGCGATGTCAACCCTCTGTTTGACCAGCTGTGCTCCGCGCAGGGGGCGCCGGAGGCCCCTGGCTGGTTCCCGTTCCTGTGTGTGCAGTCGCCGCTGGCCAACTCGCCCTTCCTGGGCTACTTCTACCACGGCTCTGT TTCCTCTAGGCCACAGGCTTCCGCCGAAGTGTATCTGCATACTGATCTGAGAGACTTCTCAGACTTCGGTTACAAACAAGGAGATCCAATCATGACTGTGGACAAGGCGTATTTTACCATTCCGCAG GTGTCCCTGGCTGGGCAGTGCCTACAGAACGCACCGGTGGCTTTCCTTCAGAATTTCGATGTGCAGTGCGCCACTAGTTTGGAAGTATCCCAGGAACAAGATGGAATTATCAATGCAAAGATCAAGAATGGCGTGCTGGGAG GCATTGTTACACCAAGAGTAATCTATGAGGAAGCAACCGACCCAGACAAGTTCATCACCAGGACAG aaaCACTTTTAAGTAATGGATCGGCCCCCAGAAATGTGAATGTGGAAGAACATTATATTTTCAGATGGAATAATAATACAATCAGtgaaataaatgtcaaaattGTTAGGGTAGCAATTAATGCTCACCAGAAAG gGATCATGACACAGAGATTTACAGTAAAATTTTTAAGCTATAATAGTGGTGATGAAAAGGAATTTTCTGGAAATCCAG GTTACCAACTTGGCAAGCCTGTTCGAGCTCTAAATGCCAACAGGGTGAATAACGTGACGACTCTGCACCTTTGGCAATCGG CTGGAAGGGGTTTGTGTACATCAGCAACTTTCAAACccattttatttggagaaaatgcgctatctggatgtcttttagAAGTTGGGACCAGTGAAAACTGTACTCAGCTCAG GGAGAATGCTGTTGAACTACTTGATTCATTAATACAAGCAACTCATGTTGCAATGAGAGGCAACTCCAATTACAACGATCCTAGCGATGGCTGGGTCGAAATAATAC GCGCAGATGCCCCCGACACAGACACGGGGGCAGACCCATCGGTTAGTGTGAATGGCATCTGCACGGATATTCCTGCCCGGCTCAACGTCCGCATCCTCAGCTCAGATGCTGGTGCAGTGGAAGGGATTACTCAGCAGGAGATACTTGGCATAGAGACAAG gctctcctTAGTGAACTGGCAGTTCCAGTGTGGGCTTACTTGTGAAGATAAGGCCGACCTTTTCCCTGTCAGTGCGTCCGTCCAGTTTATTAAGATACCTGCACAGTTACCCCGTCCACCAACAAG ATTCCAGATCAATTTTACAGAGTAtgactgtaacagaaatgaagtgTGTTGGCCACAACTTCTATATCCTGTGACCCGGTATTATCAAG gggaGCCTTATTCTCAGTGCATGGCCAAGGGCTTACTATTGGTATCGTTTTTCATGTTAGCTGTGTTCCTCAGTAGCCCCTGGGCCAGAACATGCCAAGTGTGA